A genomic segment from Polyangium mundeleinium encodes:
- the trmB gene encoding tRNA (guanine(46)-N(7))-methyltransferase TrmB, with translation MFAPAMVFRPRPNHPYAHAARFPDEGPVDIGSILPGEGPIEIEIGPGRGGFLFERAAAAPESRLLGLEIRLKWSSIVDDRLKKQGLGARARVLNADAREALSRLGPDASIDTFFMHFPDPWWKKKHAKRLVMGPGLLDSIARLLRDGGAFYVQTDVAERAEMYEAQVGAHEVFEPSGDEPGSARMVENPYNARSPREHHAIADGLPVTRLRYRRRPR, from the coding sequence TTGTTTGCGCCCGCCATGGTGTTCCGGCCGCGCCCCAACCATCCGTACGCTCACGCCGCTCGCTTCCCGGACGAGGGACCGGTCGACATCGGCTCGATCCTGCCGGGCGAGGGGCCCATCGAGATCGAGATCGGCCCCGGCCGCGGCGGCTTCCTCTTCGAGCGCGCGGCGGCCGCGCCCGAAAGCCGGCTGCTCGGGCTGGAGATCCGGCTGAAATGGTCGTCGATCGTGGACGATCGGCTCAAGAAGCAGGGCCTCGGGGCGCGGGCGCGCGTGCTCAACGCGGACGCGCGCGAGGCGCTCTCCCGGCTCGGGCCGGATGCCTCGATCGACACGTTTTTCATGCACTTCCCCGATCCCTGGTGGAAGAAGAAGCACGCGAAGCGCCTCGTCATGGGGCCGGGCCTGCTCGACTCGATCGCGCGGCTCTTGCGGGACGGCGGCGCGTTCTACGTGCAGACGGACGTCGCGGAGCGGGCGGAGATGTACGAAGCGCAGGTCGGCGCGCACGAGGTGTTCGAGCCGAGCGGCGACGAGCCGGGTTCGGCGCGGATGGTCGAGAACCCGTACAACGCGCGGAGCCCGCGCGAGCACCACGCCATCGCGGACGGGCTGCCCGTGACGCGTCTGCGGTATCGCCGCCGCCCGCGCTGA
- a CDS encoding tetratricopeptide repeat protein — protein sequence MFFFTHTRLAVALALAGLLVGCGSSGPRPEVRQPAPKADGGPVIEVSPVVVSPYTDAELVQEFERAKALLLGGKHREAAEVFDKLERHAPDGEIGAASLYNAAVGYEALGEREASATRLRELVRRFPGHALERSALFRLGRALAHLERWSELVAVAEKLVARQDLAVLEVIEARGARALGLVEQDLVEEAAREISVARDLVERERLGEAGKPPIELAQLWFAVGEVRRKRSEAIKFEPMPANFAETLEKRCQGLLDAQGAYTEAMRSLDAHWSAMAGYRVGQLYQELHRDVMRVPPPAAADTLRKKQLFEGAMRLRYRVLLEKGLKMMEGTVRLGDRTGEASAWIGRAREAQRALELALADEKAALERLPFTEDELREALEALKKKP from the coding sequence ATGTTTTTTTTCACGCACACGCGCCTCGCTGTCGCTCTCGCTCTCGCCGGCTTGCTCGTGGGGTGTGGTTCGTCCGGACCTCGCCCGGAGGTTCGACAGCCTGCGCCGAAGGCCGACGGCGGACCGGTGATCGAGGTCTCGCCCGTCGTGGTCTCGCCGTACACCGATGCCGAGCTGGTGCAGGAGTTCGAGCGCGCGAAGGCGCTCCTGCTCGGCGGAAAGCACCGGGAGGCGGCCGAGGTCTTCGACAAACTGGAGCGTCACGCGCCCGACGGTGAGATCGGAGCGGCGAGCCTCTACAACGCGGCCGTCGGGTACGAGGCGCTCGGGGAGCGGGAAGCTTCGGCCACACGGCTGCGGGAGCTCGTCCGGCGCTTCCCGGGCCACGCGCTCGAGCGCAGCGCGCTCTTTCGTCTCGGTCGGGCGCTCGCGCACCTGGAGCGCTGGAGCGAGCTCGTCGCCGTGGCGGAGAAGCTCGTCGCGCGGCAGGACCTCGCGGTGCTGGAGGTGATCGAGGCGCGCGGGGCGCGGGCGCTGGGGCTCGTGGAGCAGGACCTCGTGGAGGAGGCGGCGCGCGAGATCTCCGTGGCGCGGGACCTCGTGGAGCGTGAGCGGCTGGGCGAGGCGGGCAAGCCGCCGATCGAGCTGGCGCAGCTCTGGTTCGCGGTGGGCGAGGTGCGGCGGAAGCGGAGCGAGGCGATCAAGTTCGAGCCCATGCCCGCGAACTTCGCCGAGACGCTCGAAAAACGCTGTCAGGGGCTCCTCGACGCGCAGGGGGCGTACACCGAGGCGATGCGCAGCCTGGACGCGCACTGGTCGGCGATGGCGGGTTACCGCGTGGGGCAGCTCTACCAGGAGCTGCACCGCGACGTGATGCGGGTGCCTCCGCCCGCGGCGGCCGACACGCTTCGCAAGAAGCAGCTCTTCGAAGGGGCGATGCGGCTGCGCTACCGCGTGCTCCTGGAGAAGGGGCTCAAGATGATGGAGGGGACGGTGCGGCTCGGCGATCGGACGGGAGAGGCGTCGGCATGGATCGGGCGGGCGCGGGAGGCGCAGCGGGCGCTCGAGCTCGCGCTTGCCGACGAGAAGGCGGCGCTCGAGCGGCTCCCGTTCACCGAGGACGAGCTCCGCGAGGCTTTGGAGGCGTTGAAGAAGAAGCCGTAG
- a CDS encoding YdcH family protein, which translates to MMDQQAGLIAAKDGSPHLEVGMMKREIETDSDAERLNHAEMRHRELEARLAELGRHAYLTPSEQLEMAELKKQKLKAKDEIHALRRGPS; encoded by the coding sequence ATGATGGACCAGCAAGCGGGGCTCATCGCAGCAAAGGACGGGAGCCCTCACCTGGAGGTGGGCATGATGAAGCGGGAGATCGAGACCGATTCCGATGCCGAGCGGCTGAACCATGCAGAGATGCGCCATCGGGAGCTCGAAGCGCGCCTCGCCGAGCTCGGGCGGCACGCATACCTGACGCCCTCCGAGCAGCTCGAGATGGCCGAGCTGAAGAAGCAAAAACTCAAGGCGAAGGACGAGATTCACGCCCTCCGCCGGGGACCGTCCTGA
- a CDS encoding serine/threonine protein kinase, with product MVQRAGGEDDAGFNLASLPEENLPRQFGKYTLLRRLAAGGMAEIFLALHRSVAGFEKLIVIKRILPSMNNDQAFIEMLLHEARVAATMSHPNIVQTFDVGQVDGTYFIAMEHIHGEDIRSIVRAMRKKGLTEFPLEHAVAIGLGTCAGLAYAHEKRDLEGNLLHIVHRDISPQNIVCTFSGDVKIVDFGVAKSSSQVGEDTKDGQLKGKVPYMSPEQASGGDVDWRSDIFAVGVLIFELTTGKRLFKGSSEFETLKLICEKDYPRPSQVKPGYPPALERIVMKSLEKKREDRYQSAREMQSDLESFVREERIPVSQISLTQWMQSLFQDKLEQQKEALQDVKQLADIIAMQHSPSMYEGTVTGGGGMSATGASPQPKRSSVGLWIALAAVVLVGVGGFFYMRKQAAEREAAMRADAEKAQAVRAKETKGSLDIKCGADEGCSIWINGELQKQVTPSKVEGLPVDSEIKVKLTKEGFEAHRESITLSEQEPTRAIQAVMKTGSVTVVLKIDPPATVWLDNKQLKGVVEKLEGLSAGEEHKIVLQLSGYAPKTITFTAEQGETKVIQERLVKADPNSAATAAAGTGSPNAAGGGGGGSGKVRVTSKGGFCNVTINGVGYGSTPVEAVVNAGTARITCKPDGGGASQSQAVPVKAGEVARAAFKLN from the coding sequence ATGGTGCAGCGCGCGGGCGGAGAGGACGACGCGGGGTTCAACCTGGCCTCGCTCCCTGAAGAGAACCTGCCGCGCCAGTTCGGCAAGTACACGCTTCTGCGTCGGCTAGCCGCCGGCGGGATGGCGGAGATCTTCCTCGCCTTGCACCGCTCGGTGGCGGGCTTCGAGAAGCTCATCGTCATCAAGCGGATCCTGCCCTCGATGAACAACGACCAGGCGTTCATCGAGATGCTCCTGCACGAGGCGCGTGTCGCCGCGACGATGTCGCACCCGAACATCGTGCAGACGTTCGACGTCGGGCAGGTGGACGGGACGTACTTCATCGCCATGGAGCACATCCACGGCGAGGACATCCGCTCCATCGTCCGCGCGATGCGCAAGAAGGGCCTCACCGAGTTCCCGCTGGAGCACGCCGTCGCGATCGGCCTCGGCACCTGCGCGGGCCTCGCCTACGCGCACGAGAAGCGCGACCTCGAAGGCAACCTCCTGCACATCGTGCACCGCGACATCTCGCCGCAAAACATCGTCTGCACGTTCTCGGGCGACGTGAAGATCGTCGACTTCGGCGTGGCCAAGTCGAGCTCGCAGGTCGGCGAGGACACGAAGGACGGCCAGCTCAAGGGCAAAGTCCCGTACATGTCGCCCGAACAGGCATCGGGCGGTGACGTCGACTGGCGCAGCGACATCTTCGCCGTCGGCGTGCTGATCTTCGAGCTCACCACGGGCAAACGTCTCTTCAAGGGATCGAGCGAGTTCGAGACGCTGAAGCTCATCTGCGAGAAGGACTATCCGCGCCCGAGCCAGGTCAAACCCGGCTACCCGCCCGCGCTCGAGCGCATCGTGATGAAGTCGCTCGAGAAGAAGCGCGAGGATCGCTACCAGAGCGCGCGCGAGATGCAGAGCGACCTCGAATCGTTCGTCCGCGAGGAGCGCATCCCGGTCTCGCAGATCAGCCTGACGCAGTGGATGCAGTCCCTGTTCCAGGACAAACTGGAGCAGCAGAAAGAGGCGCTGCAGGACGTCAAGCAGCTCGCCGACATCATCGCCATGCAGCACAGCCCCTCGATGTACGAGGGCACGGTGACGGGCGGCGGGGGCATGTCGGCGACGGGCGCGTCGCCGCAGCCGAAGCGTTCGAGCGTGGGGCTCTGGATCGCGCTCGCCGCCGTGGTCCTCGTTGGCGTGGGCGGCTTCTTCTACATGCGCAAGCAGGCCGCCGAGCGTGAGGCGGCGATGCGCGCCGATGCCGAGAAGGCGCAGGCGGTGCGCGCGAAGGAGACGAAAGGCTCGCTCGACATCAAGTGCGGCGCGGACGAGGGTTGCTCGATCTGGATCAACGGCGAGCTGCAGAAGCAGGTCACGCCGTCGAAGGTCGAGGGCCTGCCGGTCGACAGCGAGATCAAGGTCAAGCTGACGAAGGAAGGCTTCGAGGCGCACCGCGAGTCGATCACGCTGAGCGAGCAAGAGCCGACGCGCGCCATCCAGGCCGTGATGAAGACCGGATCGGTCACGGTGGTGCTGAAGATCGATCCCCCCGCGACGGTCTGGCTCGACAACAAGCAGTTGAAGGGCGTGGTCGAAAAACTCGAAGGCCTCTCCGCGGGCGAGGAGCACAAGATCGTCCTCCAGCTCTCGGGCTACGCGCCGAAGACGATCACGTTCACCGCCGAGCAGGGCGAGACGAAGGTCATCCAGGAGCGGCTCGTGAAGGCCGATCCGAACAGCGCCGCCACAGCCGCTGCGGGCACGGGCAGCCCGAACGCCGCGGGCGGCGGAGGCGGCGGCAGCGGCAAGGTGCGCGTCACGTCGAAGGGCGGCTTCTGCAACGTGACGATCAACGGCGTCGGCTACGGGTCCACGCCCGTCGAAGCCGTGGTCAACGCGGGCACCGCGCGCATCACGTGCAAGCCCGACGGCGGCGGCGCGTCGCAGTCGCAGGCCGTGCCGGTGAAGGCCGGCGAGGTCGCGCGCGCGGCCTTCAAGCTGAACTAG
- a CDS encoding metallophosphoesterase: MSPSPSRPRALPRITIALSITAALLGASAAVEAASIRKGPYLQALGQTAVTIKLELSTPEPATVLVTGPAGFASSKLSESEKRFHAIRVEGLAPATTYAYRVKVGDVESKPVDFTTAPADGRPFKFVAYGDSRSDAAAHAAVARAIDAAPADFFVHTGDMVQDGDNEAQWHEFFGIEGKLLANRCIFVAVGNHELTAPDPTGQVNFLRYFAATETDGRERPHLYGSFRWANTRFFLLNAMDTWTGDEKEWLRAELASALHEPGLVHRIAVMHHGPFSSGYHGGNARLASQGIIPMLRDNKVELVIAGHDHIYERGEGQGLKYIVSGGAGAPLYQQRSRAPEQQHFESVHHFLEFAVDGPEVKVLARRASGSVIEPCSYRGTESWSCTSDEKKPGSAATPATTRASTACTCAVPGSTSGDAGGARALVALAALGALGARRRVSSAGDT, from the coding sequence GTGTCCCCGTCGCCTTCGCGCCCGCGCGCCCTCCCTCGCATCACCATCGCGCTTTCCATCACGGCGGCGCTGCTCGGGGCCTCGGCCGCAGTCGAGGCGGCCTCGATCCGCAAGGGACCGTACCTGCAAGCGCTCGGCCAGACGGCCGTCACGATCAAGCTGGAACTCTCGACGCCGGAGCCGGCGACGGTCCTCGTGACGGGGCCCGCGGGGTTCGCGTCGTCGAAGCTATCGGAATCGGAGAAGCGCTTCCACGCGATCCGCGTCGAGGGCCTCGCGCCCGCGACGACGTACGCGTACCGCGTGAAGGTCGGCGACGTGGAGAGCAAGCCCGTGGATTTCACCACGGCGCCGGCCGATGGCCGCCCCTTCAAGTTCGTCGCGTATGGCGATAGCCGCTCGGACGCCGCAGCGCACGCGGCCGTGGCGCGGGCCATCGACGCCGCGCCCGCCGACTTTTTCGTGCACACGGGCGACATGGTCCAGGACGGCGACAACGAGGCGCAGTGGCACGAGTTCTTCGGCATCGAAGGCAAGTTGCTCGCGAACCGATGCATCTTCGTCGCCGTCGGCAACCACGAGCTCACGGCGCCCGATCCCACGGGACAGGTGAATTTCCTCCGCTACTTCGCGGCGACCGAGACCGACGGGCGGGAGCGCCCGCACCTCTACGGATCGTTCCGCTGGGCGAACACGCGGTTTTTCCTGCTGAATGCGATGGATACGTGGACCGGCGACGAAAAGGAGTGGCTGCGCGCGGAGCTCGCGAGCGCGCTCCACGAGCCGGGCCTCGTGCATCGGATCGCCGTGATGCACCACGGGCCGTTCTCGAGCGGCTATCACGGCGGCAACGCGCGCCTCGCGTCGCAAGGGATCATCCCGATGCTCCGGGACAACAAGGTGGAGCTCGTGATCGCGGGGCACGACCACATCTACGAGCGCGGCGAGGGGCAGGGGCTCAAGTACATCGTGTCGGGAGGCGCGGGCGCGCCGCTCTACCAGCAACGCAGCCGCGCCCCGGAACAGCAGCACTTCGAGTCGGTGCATCACTTCCTCGAATTCGCGGTCGATGGCCCCGAGGTGAAGGTCCTCGCCCGCCGCGCGAGCGGGAGCGTGATCGAGCCGTGCAGCTACCGGGGGACCGAGAGCTGGTCCTGCACATCCGACGAGAAGAAGCCCGGCTCCGCGGCCACGCCCGCGACGACCCGAGCGAGCACCGCCTGCACCTGCGCCGTTCCGGGGAGCACGTCGGGGGATGCGGGCGGGGCCCGGGCGCTCGTCGCCCTCGCCGCGCTCGGGGCCCTCGGGGCGCGACGCCGCGTTTCGTCCGCGGGAGATACTTGA